The following proteins come from a genomic window of Phnomibacter ginsenosidimutans:
- a CDS encoding DUF3276 family protein has product MAYEQTDKKMDSVYSKRIKAGKRRTYFFDVRSTRGNDYFLTITESRKRFNEDGYDRHKIFLYKEDFNKFIKGLNEAVDFVKTELMPDFDFDAFNHDEYDGEGDEQAAPVAVAAVAPVEEDVPVPAPVVVNDLPPASSNGNTHSLEEVDKW; this is encoded by the coding sequence GCAGACCGACAAGAAAATGGACAGTGTGTACAGTAAGCGCATTAAAGCCGGTAAAAGAAGAACCTATTTCTTCGATGTACGGTCAACCCGCGGAAATGATTACTTCCTGACCATCACCGAAAGCCGGAAACGATTCAATGAAGATGGCTACGACCGGCATAAGATTTTTTTGTACAAAGAAGATTTCAACAAGTTCATAAAGGGCCTCAACGAAGCAGTTGATTTTGTGAAAACAGAACTCATGCCCGATTTCGATTTCGATGCCTTCAACCACGATGAATATGATGGAGAAGGGGATGAGCAGGCTGCACCTGTGGCCGTAGCTGCTGTAGCACCTGTGGAAGAAGATGTGCCGGTGCCTGCACCCGTTGTGGTAAACGACCTGCCGCCAGCCAGCAGCAATGGAAATACCCATTCGCTGGAAGAGGTAGATAAGTGGTAA
- the rpe gene encoding ribulose-phosphate 3-epimerase: protein MALIAPSLLAADFLHLDAALRMVNDSQADWLHLDVMDGRFVPNISFGLPVIESLRKATSKPFDVHLMILEPEKYAEAFKKAGADILTVHIEACPHLHRNVQQIKSLGMKAGVALNPHTPIASLDNILGDMDLVCLMSVNPGFGGQSFIPGTINKIKQLRQMIDDRGLQVDIEIDGGVGEKNAAEIVAAGATVLVAGSSVFNAADPLAAVAQLKSL from the coding sequence ATGGCATTGATTGCTCCTTCGCTGCTGGCAGCCGATTTTCTGCATTTGGATGCAGCCCTTCGCATGGTGAACGATTCGCAAGCTGATTGGTTGCACCTCGATGTGATGGATGGCCGTTTTGTGCCCAACATCAGCTTTGGGTTGCCCGTTATTGAAAGCCTGCGCAAAGCCACCAGCAAACCCTTCGATGTACACCTGATGATTTTGGAGCCGGAGAAATATGCGGAAGCATTCAAGAAAGCAGGTGCCGATATTTTGACAGTACACATTGAAGCTTGTCCTCACCTGCACCGCAATGTGCAGCAAATAAAAAGCCTGGGTATGAAAGCCGGTGTAGCGCTGAATCCGCATACGCCTATTGCCAGCCTCGACAATATTTTAGGCGATATGGATCTGGTGTGTTTGATGAGTGTAAACCCCGGATTTGGTGGACAGTCTTTCATCCCCGGCACCATCAACAAAATCAAGCAACTGCGCCAAATGATTGATGACCGTGGCCTGCAAGTGGATATTGAAATTGATGGCGGCGTGGGAGAAAAGAATGCCGCTGAAATTGTTGCGGCTGGTGCAACGGTGCTTGTGGCGGGTAGTTCCGTTTTCAACGCTGCAGACCCGTTGGCGGCAGTTGCCCAATTGAAAAGTTTGTAA
- a CDS encoding tetratricopeptide repeat protein produces MRYLQQKERKMFGRKIVLLMAVLSSVLTACDNNGAADKTTTTAASKDPLLAGMEQQIAQYPDSVVLIDRLIDTLSQRNQTDAAATWCDTLLQRDTVNNLIYSLVKADLYRAAQQYPKAIAAYEYYLQRKADEPTIFLSLANTLAEAGDKRVLTFCPQIVRQFPTREVYTGVCYVKGIYYNTIKNYAQARAWMDSTIRYDYAFTDAYMEKGFAWFDEGNAAQAAATFAKLVEIDAKNAEAWYWLGKSEETAGRKAAAIKAYERCVLISNNIPEAKEALERLGK; encoded by the coding sequence ATGCGTTATTTGCAGCAAAAGGAACGAAAGATGTTTGGTAGAAAAATAGTGCTGTTGATGGCGGTGCTGAGCAGTGTCCTGACAGCCTGCGACAACAACGGTGCAGCAGACAAGACAACAACAACGGCTGCCAGCAAAGACCCGCTGCTGGCCGGCATGGAACAGCAAATAGCCCAATATCCGGATAGTGTGGTGCTGATAGACCGGTTGATTGATACCCTCAGCCAACGCAATCAAACCGATGCCGCTGCAACCTGGTGTGACACCTTACTGCAACGAGACACGGTCAATAATCTAATTTACAGTTTGGTAAAAGCCGATTTGTACAGAGCGGCACAACAATACCCGAAAGCCATTGCTGCGTATGAATATTATTTGCAACGCAAAGCAGATGAGCCGACCATTTTCTTGAGCTTGGCCAATACTTTAGCCGAAGCCGGCGACAAAAGGGTGCTTACATTTTGCCCGCAAATTGTACGGCAGTTTCCCACCCGGGAAGTGTATACAGGTGTGTGCTATGTAAAAGGCATTTACTACAATACCATTAAAAACTATGCACAAGCCAGGGCATGGATGGACAGCACCATCCGCTACGATTATGCATTTACCGATGCCTACATGGAAAAAGGTTTCGCCTGGTTTGATGAAGGCAATGCTGCACAAGCTGCTGCCACTTTTGCCAAGCTGGTAGAGATTGATGCCAAGAATGCAGAGGCCTGGTATTGGCTGGGTAAAAGCGAAGAAACCGCGGGCCGCAAAGCCGCTGCCATCAAGGCTTACGAACGTTGTGTGCTCATCAGCAACAACATACCAGAAGCGAAGGAAGCACTGGAGCGGTTGGGGAAGTGA
- a CDS encoding TolB family protein — MNKLMLPVMLLISGAVLFSFTGKVSPMELVSTDSLRYADEKNLRNIQQLTFGGDNAEAYFSFDDQWIIFQKTNPKEGITCDQMFIGKVPAPGEKFTYKMVSTGKGRTTCGAFTKDGKHVIYASTHLGSSDCPPVPDRSKYGNKYIWPLYDSYDIFMADYNGKIVKQLTNAKGYDAEATLSPDGKKMLYTSTKSGDLELWIMDLKTGKEKQVTNMLGYDGGAWFSPDGKKIIWRASRPTTPEDIKAYKDLLAENLVAPTNMEVWIANADGSNPKKVTAYGQANWAPTYMPDSKRILFASNHEYKRGFPFNLYMINEDGSNLTKVSRDQGFDAFPMFSYSGKKILFCSNRNNGGTRDTNVFLADWVEE; from the coding sequence ATGAATAAACTGATGCTGCCTGTGATGCTCCTCATATCCGGAGCTGTTTTGTTTTCTTTTACCGGAAAAGTGTCGCCCATGGAGCTGGTCTCTACTGATTCGCTTCGTTATGCCGACGAGAAAAACCTTCGCAACATACAACAACTCACTTTTGGCGGCGACAATGCCGAGGCTTATTTCAGCTTCGATGATCAGTGGATTATTTTCCAGAAAACAAATCCCAAAGAAGGCATCACCTGCGATCAGATGTTTATTGGCAAAGTGCCTGCACCCGGCGAAAAGTTTACCTACAAAATGGTGAGCACCGGCAAAGGCCGCACTACCTGTGGTGCTTTTACCAAAGATGGCAAGCACGTGATTTACGCCAGCACTCACTTGGGTTCAAGCGATTGCCCACCGGTGCCCGACCGCAGCAAGTATGGCAACAAATACATTTGGCCGCTCTACGATAGTTACGACATTTTCATGGCCGACTACAATGGTAAAATTGTAAAGCAATTGACCAATGCCAAGGGTTACGATGCCGAAGCTACCCTGAGCCCCGATGGTAAAAAAATGCTGTACACCAGCACCAAGAGCGGCGACCTCGAACTGTGGATTATGGACCTGAAAACCGGTAAGGAAAAGCAAGTAACCAATATGCTGGGCTACGATGGCGGTGCCTGGTTTAGCCCCGATGGTAAAAAGATTATCTGGAGAGCTTCACGCCCCACCACACCCGAAGACATTAAAGCCTACAAAGATTTGCTGGCCGAAAACCTGGTAGCGCCAACCAATATGGAAGTGTGGATTGCCAATGCCGATGGCAGCAATCCAAAGAAAGTTACCGCTTACGGACAAGCCAACTGGGCACCTACGTACATGCCCGATAGCAAACGCATTCTCTTTGCCAGCAACCATGAGTACAAGCGGGGTTTTCCTTTCAACCTGTACATGATTAATGAAGATGGCAGCAACCTCACTAAAGTGAGCCGCGACCAAGGTTTTGATGCCTTCCCGATGTTTAGCTACAGCGGCAAAAAGATTCTGTTTTGCAGCAACCGCAACAATGGCGGCACCCGTGATACCAATGTGTTTTTGGCCGATTGGGTAGAAGAATAA
- a CDS encoding aspartate kinase — MKIMKFGGTSVGRPERMAQVAQLITADNEPKIVVLSALSGTTNALVEISNALAAYKRDEAKQLIDKLEAHYHAFVQELVKQEASVAKATAIVHEHFEFLNIILKISFSDALNKDILAQGELLSTKLFCVFLAENGIDHALLPALEFMSIDMNDEPQVPVISAKLKEALAQHAGKSLFITQGYICRNARGEVDNLKRGGSDYSASLIAAAVQASVCEIWTDIDGMHNNDPRVCKKTVPVEQLSFEEAAELAYFGAKILHPASIWPAQHYNVPVKLLNTMEPSAKGTLIVEEAGSTGVKAVAAKDGIYAINIRSSRMLLAYGFLRKIFEVFEKYRTSIDMITTSEVAVSVTIDNATHLAEILKELEPFGTVEVEDNQTIVSVVGNEIAETKDVLMKLFDSLKDIPVRMVSYGGSRHNVSLLLPSAHKTTTLQALNSGLFGLE, encoded by the coding sequence ATGAAAATCATGAAGTTTGGTGGCACCAGTGTTGGTCGCCCAGAGAGAATGGCCCAGGTGGCACAGCTCATTACCGCCGACAATGAACCTAAGATTGTTGTGCTGAGTGCTTTGAGTGGCACCACAAATGCCCTTGTAGAAATCAGCAATGCGCTGGCGGCATATAAACGGGACGAAGCCAAACAGTTGATTGATAAACTGGAAGCTCACTACCATGCATTTGTGCAAGAGCTGGTGAAGCAGGAAGCATCAGTTGCCAAGGCTACTGCCATTGTGCATGAACACTTTGAATTTCTCAACATCATCCTGAAAATTTCTTTCAGCGATGCATTGAATAAAGATATTCTGGCGCAGGGCGAATTGCTCAGCACCAAACTCTTCTGTGTATTTCTGGCAGAAAATGGCATCGATCATGCCTTGCTGCCTGCGTTGGAATTTATGAGCATCGATATGAATGATGAACCCCAGGTACCAGTGATCAGCGCCAAGCTGAAAGAGGCACTGGCGCAGCATGCAGGCAAATCATTGTTCATTACCCAAGGCTATATCTGCCGCAATGCCCGTGGCGAGGTAGACAACCTGAAGCGTGGTGGCAGCGATTACAGTGCATCATTGATTGCAGCAGCCGTGCAGGCTTCTGTTTGCGAAATATGGACCGACATTGATGGCATGCACAACAACGACCCACGTGTATGTAAAAAGACAGTGCCTGTAGAACAACTGAGCTTTGAAGAAGCAGCGGAACTGGCTTACTTCGGTGCAAAGATTTTGCACCCGGCTTCTATTTGGCCAGCACAGCACTACAACGTGCCGGTGAAACTGCTCAACACCATGGAGCCTTCAGCCAAAGGCACGTTGATTGTAGAAGAAGCGGGTAGCACTGGCGTAAAAGCAGTGGCTGCAAAAGATGGTATCTATGCCATCAATATCCGCAGCAGCCGTATGTTGCTGGCCTATGGTTTTTTGCGTAAAATTTTCGAAGTGTTCGAAAAGTACCGCACCAGTATCGACATGATTACAACTTCGGAAGTGGCAGTAAGTGTAACCATTGACAACGCTACTCACCTGGCGGAAATTTTGAAAGAATTGGAACCATTTGGAACAGTTGAAGTGGAAGACAATCAAACCATCGTATCGGTGGTGGGCAATGAAATTGCTGAAACGAAAGATGTATTGATGAAGTTGTTCGATTCGCTGAAAGACATACCAGTACGCATGGTGAGCTACGGTGGCAGCCGTCACAACGTAAGCTTACTGCTGCCTTCTGCCCATAAAACCACTACGCTGCAAGCATTGAATAGCGGTTTGTTTGGATTAGAGTAA
- a CDS encoding Crp/Fnr family transcriptional regulator, protein MSLDIHLLLAMGASYHKVQKGEIIFHEGGYCYYYHQLVSGSVRWVNIDEYGQEHVQSIIEPGECFGELPLFDDRPYAASAIAGEDCLILRLRKDVFRKLMKEDHELHLEMNRILVERIRFKFLMQYSITRHTPEDRIRILLEYFLKEKRHVCPHSFQLKLTRQQIADLAGLRVETVIRAIRKMHEDGLLLIENRKIFIPDLPPHHGYLN, encoded by the coding sequence ATGAGCCTCGATATTCATCTGTTGCTCGCCATGGGTGCATCTTATCACAAAGTGCAAAAAGGCGAAATCATTTTTCATGAAGGCGGGTATTGTTACTACTACCATCAGTTGGTGAGTGGTAGTGTACGCTGGGTGAATATTGATGAATACGGACAAGAGCATGTACAATCCATCATAGAACCGGGTGAGTGTTTTGGTGAATTGCCATTGTTTGATGACCGGCCTTATGCAGCATCCGCCATTGCCGGCGAAGACTGCCTGATACTGCGGTTACGCAAAGATGTGTTTCGCAAACTCATGAAAGAGGACCATGAATTACATCTGGAAATGAACCGCATTTTGGTAGAAAGAATCCGTTTCAAATTTTTGATGCAGTACTCCATTACCCGCCATACACCTGAAGATCGCATCCGCATTCTCTTGGAATATTTCCTGAAGGAAAAACGCCACGTTTGTCCGCACAGTTTTCAACTCAAACTGACCCGCCAGCAAATAGCCGACCTTGCCGGGTTAAGGGTTGAAACAGTCATCCGGGCCATTCGCAAAATGCATGAAGATGGTTTGCTGCTGATTGAGAACCGAAAGATTTTCATTCCGGATTTGCCGCCCCACCACGGCTATCTGAATTAA
- a CDS encoding amidohydrolase, with amino-acid sequence MRKTMTASLLVLSTAAMAQPNAATINSGAAALQPKLVEWRRHLHQHPELGNREVQTATYIAAHLKALGIEVREKVGVTGVVGILRGGKPGPVVALRADMDALPVKERVDLPFKSTVTAEYLGQTVPVMHACGHDTHVSILMGTAQLLANMKKDVPGTVVFIFQPAEEGPPGNEEGGAPLMIKEGALDNPKVDAIFGLHINSQTPIGQIKYKPEGTMASSDWFTIKVKGKQTHGSQPWSGVDPIMVSAAIIDGLQTIVSREMELTKAPVVISVGKINSGVRSNIIPEEATMEGTIRTLEPNMQKQLHERMKKLVTTIAEAHGATAEINIDTKTLVTYNNPELTAMMVPSLVKAAGEGNVKLTEWTTGAEDFSYFSDKVPGIFFFLGGMPAGKNPKEAAPHHTPDFYIDDSMLDVGVKAFANLVFDYAALKAPATKKK; translated from the coding sequence ATGAGAAAAACAATGACCGCTTCGCTGTTGGTGCTCAGCACCGCAGCCATGGCACAACCCAATGCGGCCACCATCAATTCGGGTGCTGCTGCATTGCAGCCCAAATTGGTTGAATGGCGCCGCCACTTGCACCAGCATCCGGAGTTGGGCAACCGCGAAGTACAAACAGCTACCTACATTGCAGCACATTTGAAAGCACTGGGTATAGAAGTGCGGGAAAAAGTGGGCGTTACCGGCGTGGTAGGCATACTGCGTGGCGGCAAGCCCGGCCCGGTAGTAGCACTCCGTGCTGATATGGATGCGCTGCCCGTGAAAGAACGGGTGGACTTACCTTTTAAATCAACTGTAACGGCCGAGTATTTAGGACAAACCGTTCCGGTGATGCATGCCTGCGGACATGACACACATGTGAGCATTTTGATGGGTACAGCGCAGCTGCTGGCAAATATGAAAAAAGATGTACCTGGCACAGTTGTCTTTATTTTTCAACCTGCAGAAGAAGGCCCTCCCGGCAATGAAGAAGGCGGTGCACCACTCATGATTAAAGAAGGTGCCCTCGACAATCCGAAAGTGGATGCCATTTTTGGTTTGCACATCAATTCGCAAACGCCTATCGGTCAAATCAAATACAAACCCGAAGGCACCATGGCCAGCAGCGATTGGTTTACCATTAAAGTAAAAGGCAAACAAACGCATGGTTCACAGCCTTGGTCGGGTGTAGATCCTATTATGGTAAGTGCCGCCATCATTGATGGATTGCAAACCATTGTGAGCCGCGAAATGGAACTCACCAAAGCTCCCGTAGTGATTTCTGTTGGTAAAATCAACAGTGGTGTTCGCAGCAACATCATTCCTGAAGAAGCAACGATGGAAGGCACCATCCGTACACTGGAGCCCAACATGCAAAAGCAATTGCACGAACGCATGAAGAAACTGGTGACCACCATTGCCGAGGCACATGGCGCTACTGCAGAAATCAACATTGATACCAAAACACTGGTGACGTACAACAATCCGGAGCTTACTGCCATGATGGTACCATCGCTGGTAAAAGCTGCAGGTGAAGGCAATGTAAAACTCACAGAGTGGACCACCGGTGCAGAAGACTTTTCGTATTTCAGCGACAAAGTGCCCGGCATCTTTTTCTTTTTGGGTGGCATGCCTGCCGGCAAAAATCCAAAAGAAGCAGCACCGCACCACACGCCCGATTTTTACATCGACGACAGCATGCTCGACGTAGGTGTAAAAGCTTTTGCCAACCTGGTTTTTGACTATGCCGCTTTGAAAGCGCCGGCAACCAAGAAAAAATAA
- a CDS encoding DUF3471 domain-containing protein: protein MKEQLSEIAAWRNRVKGQTPTLSLEKYTGTYAHELYGNITVATNNNKQLTVRFQQHPAMTATLTYMDNNEWLLEYNNIEYGIFATKFDVKNNAVQSLQIPVNPFVEMDAYTFTKQ from the coding sequence ATGAAAGAGCAGCTCTCAGAAATTGCCGCATGGCGCAACCGTGTAAAAGGACAAACGCCAACGCTTTCGCTGGAAAAATACACCGGCACTTATGCCCATGAATTGTACGGAAACATTACTGTTGCCACAAACAACAATAAACAGTTGACGGTGCGTTTTCAACAGCATCCGGCTATGACGGCAACACTAACTTATATGGACAACAATGAGTGGCTGCTGGAATACAACAATATTGAGTATGGCATTTTTGCTACCAAATTCGATGTCAAAAACAATGCTGTGCAATCGCTGCAAATTCCCGTGAATCCTTTTGTAGAAATGGATGCGTACACTTTTACCAAACAATAA
- a CDS encoding serine hydrolase domain-containing protein: protein MAQLPQSLGADLDAYINKGLSDWQLPGLALVIVKDGQVIKLQGYGVKDIQSKTPVDANTHFFIASNSKLFTGTALANLEQQGKLNLNDPITKYFPDYQLYDPINTKLVSIRDMLSHRIGTKTFQGDFTFWNTTLSRSDIMQRMRLLKPSAVFRQEYGYCNSCFMTAGEIIPKVIGQSWEQYVQDSILNRLDMRNSFAASNGIELRSKNIATPYTTSYTGNLNVVPYDKWDNLGPAASIVSNVQDLSQWLLFQLDSGRHNGQRVMPWSTLARTRSINVMTGSFKSSVYPINFRGYGLGVFAADYNGHQLYWHTGGAAGMVSNVCFVPDLKLGIAILTNNDNQNFFEALRYQLLDYFLKVPSSRSQCTNATRFSARHERAALRNCRMAQPCKRTNANAFAGKIHRHLCP from the coding sequence ATGGCACAACTGCCTCAATCATTGGGTGCCGATTTGGATGCGTACATCAACAAAGGATTAAGCGACTGGCAACTACCGGGTTTGGCATTGGTGATTGTAAAAGACGGACAGGTAATTAAACTGCAGGGCTACGGTGTAAAAGACATTCAAAGCAAAACACCTGTGGATGCCAACACGCATTTCTTTATTGCCAGCAACAGCAAATTGTTTACAGGTACCGCACTGGCCAATTTGGAACAACAAGGCAAGCTCAACCTCAACGATCCCATCACCAAATACTTTCCCGATTATCAGCTATACGATCCCATCAATACAAAGCTCGTTAGCATTCGGGACATGCTGAGCCACCGTATTGGCACCAAAACTTTTCAGGGCGATTTTACTTTCTGGAACACCACCCTCTCCCGCTCCGACATTATGCAGCGGATGCGACTACTGAAACCATCAGCAGTGTTTCGGCAAGAGTATGGCTATTGCAATAGCTGCTTCATGACGGCAGGTGAAATCATTCCGAAAGTGATAGGCCAAAGCTGGGAGCAATATGTGCAAGACAGCATATTGAACCGGCTGGATATGCGCAACAGTTTTGCGGCTTCCAATGGCATTGAATTGCGCAGCAAAAATATTGCTACGCCGTACACCACTTCGTACACGGGCAACCTCAATGTTGTTCCTTATGATAAATGGGATAACCTTGGTCCGGCAGCAAGTATTGTGAGTAATGTACAAGACCTGAGCCAATGGTTGCTGTTTCAATTAGACAGTGGCCGACACAACGGACAACGGGTGATGCCATGGAGCACACTGGCCAGAACCCGCAGCATCAATGTAATGACCGGTAGTTTTAAATCATCAGTGTATCCCATCAATTTCAGAGGCTATGGCTTGGGCGTATTTGCTGCTGATTACAACGGACACCAATTGTACTGGCACACCGGTGGTGCCGCCGGCATGGTGAGCAATGTGTGCTTTGTGCCCGATTTAAAACTGGGCATTGCCATCCTCACCAACAATGACAACCAAAACTTTTTTGAAGCATTGCGGTACCAACTGCTCGATTATTTTTTGAAAGTACCAAGCAGTAGATCGCAGTGCACAAATGCTACCCGGTTTTCAGCAAGACATGAAAGAGCAGCTCTCAGAAATTGCCGCATGGCGCAACCGTGTAAAAGGACAAACGCCAACGCTTTCGCTGGAAAAATACACCGGCACTTATGCCCATGA
- a CDS encoding acyl-CoA mutase large subunit family protein — MSDIKPVHTDSGIPIDVRYSAQSKNATPALEEPGVFPFTRGVQSDMYRGRLWTMRQYAGFSTAEESNKRYHYLLNQGVMGLSVAFDLPTQIGYDSDHALAEGEVGKVGVAIDSIEDMQTLFKGINLQDVSTSMTINATGYILLSLYVALAKQQGADLSKISGTIQNDILKEYAARGTYIYPPKPSMRIITDIFEWCSKDLPKWNTISISGYHIREAGSTAVQEIAFTLSNGKAYVKAALEKGLDINVFGKRLSFFFNAHNNLFEEVAKFRAARKMWAKIMKELGATVEKAMMLRFHTQTGGSTLTAQQPLNNISRVTLQTLAAVMGGTQSLHTNGYDEALSLPTEEAARIALRTQQIVAFESGAADTVDPLAGSYFVEALTAEVEAKAWELMGKIDAMGGSVTAIEEGFMQDEIARSAYEYQRNIENGSKIIVGVNKFQVAEEQHPPVFKIDDSIRRIQSEKLSALRAGRNAALAAQSFANIEAAAKDGSNLMPHVISAVENKCTLGEISDVLRQVFGEYK, encoded by the coding sequence ATGAGTGATATAAAACCTGTACATACCGACAGTGGTATTCCCATTGATGTACGTTACAGTGCTCAATCGAAAAATGCAACGCCAGCATTAGAAGAGCCGGGAGTCTTTCCTTTTACCCGTGGGGTGCAGTCCGACATGTACCGCGGCCGGCTGTGGACCATGCGCCAGTACGCCGGCTTTAGCACCGCAGAAGAAAGCAACAAACGCTATCACTACCTGCTCAACCAAGGTGTAATGGGCCTGAGTGTAGCCTTTGATTTGCCCACACAAATAGGCTACGACAGCGATCATGCTTTGGCCGAAGGTGAAGTAGGAAAAGTTGGTGTAGCTATTGATAGCATTGAAGACATGCAAACACTCTTCAAAGGCATCAATCTGCAGGACGTTAGTACCAGCATGACCATCAATGCAACGGGTTATATTTTGCTGAGCTTGTATGTAGCTTTGGCCAAACAGCAAGGTGCAGATTTGAGTAAAATAAGTGGCACCATCCAAAACGATATTCTGAAAGAATATGCGGCACGTGGCACTTACATCTATCCGCCCAAGCCCAGCATGCGCATCATCACCGATATTTTTGAATGGTGTAGCAAAGACCTGCCCAAATGGAATACCATTTCTATCAGTGGTTATCACATTCGTGAAGCAGGCAGCACAGCTGTGCAGGAAATAGCATTTACCTTAAGCAACGGAAAGGCGTATGTAAAAGCTGCGTTGGAAAAAGGCCTCGACATCAATGTATTTGGCAAACGCCTGTCTTTCTTCTTCAATGCACACAACAACTTGTTTGAAGAAGTAGCCAAGTTTAGAGCAGCCCGTAAAATGTGGGCGAAGATTATGAAAGAATTGGGCGCAACAGTCGAAAAGGCCATGATGCTGCGCTTTCATACACAAACAGGTGGCAGTACACTCACTGCTCAGCAACCACTCAACAATATTTCAAGAGTAACCTTGCAAACGCTGGCCGCAGTAATGGGCGGCACACAAAGTTTGCATACCAATGGCTATGATGAAGCCCTGAGTTTGCCCACTGAAGAAGCCGCCAGAATTGCGCTGCGTACCCAACAAATTGTGGCGTTTGAAAGTGGTGCAGCAGATACTGTAGACCCGTTGGCCGGCAGCTATTTTGTAGAAGCACTCACTGCAGAAGTAGAAGCCAAAGCATGGGAACTAATGGGAAAAATTGATGCGATGGGCGGCAGCGTTACTGCTATTGAAGAAGGATTTATGCAGGATGAAATTGCCCGTAGCGCCTACGAGTATCAACGCAATATTGAAAACGGCAGCAAAATTATTGTGGGCGTCAATAAATTTCAGGTGGCAGAAGAGCAGCACCCGCCGGTGTTTAAAATTGATGACAGCATTCGCCGTATTCAGTCGGAAAAACTGTCGGCATTAAGAGCAGGCCGCAATGCTGCTTTGGCTGCACAAAGCTTTGCCAACATTGAAGCTGCCGCCAAAGATGGCAGCAACCTCATGCCGCATGTCATCAGCGCCGTTGAAAACAAATGCACTCTGGGTGAAATTTCAGATGTGCTGCGCCAAGTGTTTGGCGAATACAAATAG
- a CDS encoding HesB/IscA family protein, with translation MIAQLPVTFTASAIAELKRLLAEEPLAMGKQLRVGVKGGGCSGMTYVLDFDEPKEGDKHFDIEGLPCLINPSHEIYLYGMEIHWEGGLNSRGFTFNNPNASSTCGCGTSFAV, from the coding sequence ATGATTGCACAATTACCGGTTACGTTTACGGCTTCGGCCATTGCAGAGCTCAAGCGGTTGCTGGCGGAAGAGCCACTGGCCATGGGTAAGCAATTGCGGGTAGGTGTAAAAGGTGGTGGCTGTAGCGGCATGACCTATGTGCTCGATTTTGATGAGCCCAAGGAAGGGGACAAACATTTTGATATAGAAGGATTGCCGTGTTTGATCAATCCTTCACATGAAATTTATCTCTATGGCATGGAAATTCACTGGGAAGGTGGATTGAACAGCCGTGGCTTCACTTTCAATAACCCCAATGCCAGCTCTACCTGTGGCTGTGGTACCAGCTTTGCAGTTTAA